Proteins encoded in a region of the Oncorhynchus clarkii lewisi isolate Uvic-CL-2024 chromosome 18, UVic_Ocla_1.0, whole genome shotgun sequence genome:
- the LOC139372883 gene encoding zinc finger protein ZFP2-like → MASVKLEDCSQTLELNVNIKDEEEEEKIGKSVSHGDHVEIFSTSGEQQQEDHRAKRSHHCPHCEEIFPILSKLEIHLKIHTGENLYSCTDCGKSFTTSQALTVHLRVHTGEKPYSCSDCGESFSQQSSLKTHQRIHTGEKPYSCSDCGKSFSVSSNLKTHLKIHTGEKPYFCSDCGASFSQQSHLQTHQHIHTGEKHYFCSDCGKFFTTSAELRVHQRTHTGEKPYCCSDCGKSFSQQVHLKCHQRIHTGEKPYSCSVCGKSFTRLDILKCHQRIHTGDKPYSCSDCGKSFSQQGNLKIHQRIHKGEKPYSCSDCGKCFTTSTELKSHQRTHTGEKPYYCSDCGKSFSRLATLKTHQCIHKGEKPHQFSQTN, encoded by the exons atggcatcagtgaagctggaagactgcagtcaaacactggagctgaatgtcaacattaaagatgaagaagaggaggagaagattgggaAATCTGTTTCTCATG gagaccatGTTGAGATATTCTCTACATCCGGAGAGCAACAGCAGGAAGATCACAGAGCTAAGAGGTCTCACCACTGCCCACATTGTGAGGAGATTTTCCCAATTCTATCAAAACTAGAAATACacctaaaaatacacacaggagagaatctgTATTCCTGTACTGACTGTGGGAAAAGTTTCACAACATCACAGGCTCTGACAGTTCATCTGCGAGTCCACACAGGAGAAaaaccttactcctgctctgactgtggggagagtttctctcaacagagcagcttaaaaacacaccaacgtatacacacaggagagaagccttactcatgctctgactgtgggaagagtttctccgTATCAAGCAACTTAAAAACACACCTAAAAATACACACCGGGGAgaagccttacttctgctctgactgtggggcgaGTTTCTCTCAACAGAGCCACTTACAAACCCACCAacatatacatacaggagagaagcatTACTTCTGCTCTGACTGCGGAAAATTCTTCACAACATCAGCTGAGTTAagagttcatcagagaacacacacaggagagaagccttactgctgctcggactgtgggaagagtttctctcAACAGGTCCACTTAAAATGTCACCAGcgaatacatacaggagagaagccttactcctgctctgtctgtgggaagagtttcacccGATTGGATATATTAAAATGTCACCAGCGAATACATACAGGAGataagccttactcctgctctgactgtgggaagagtttctcccAACAGGGCAACTTAAAAATACACCAACGTATACAtaaaggagagaagccttattcctgttctgactgtggaaaatgcttcacaacatcaactgagctaaaatctcatcagagaacacacacaggagagaagccttactactgctctgactgtgggaagagtttttccCGATTGGCTACCTTAAAAACACATCAATGTATACATAAAGGAGAAAAGCCTCATCAGTTCTCTCAGACCAACTAA
- the LOC139373927 gene encoding zinc finger protein ZFP2-like translates to MGPTRIKSEAGNIHSDDKPNLQSLGPDCDTGAQFALQDPEMASVKLEDCSQTLELNVNIKDEEEEEKIGTSVTHGDHVETFSTSREQQREDHRPKRSHHCPHCEESFPILSKLKIHLKIHTGENLYSCTDCGKSLKTSQALTVHQRVHTGEKPYSCSDCGERFSHQSNLKTHQRIHTGEKPYYCSDCGKCFTTSRTLTVHQKMHTGEKPYYCSDCGESFSQQSNFKTHQRTHTGDKPYYCSDCGKGFSQQIHLKCHQRIHTGEKPYSCSDCGKGFSQQSNLKCHQRIHKGEKPYSCSDCGKCFTTSTELKVHQRGHTGEKPYSCSDCGKSFSQQGSLKIHQRIHKGEKPYSCSDCGKCFTTSTELKIHQRRHTGEKPYFCSDCQKSFSQLATLKTHQRIHKGKKPHQLSQAS, encoded by the exons atggg GCCGACTAGAATTAAGTCTGAGGCCGGTAACATCCACAGTGACgacaaa ccaaacctacagtcactgggtcctgattgtgacacaggagcccagtttgcactgcaggatccagagatggcatcagtgaagctggaagactgcagtcaaacactggagctgaatgtcaacattaaagatgaagaagaggaggagaagattgggaCATCTGTTACTCATG gagaccatGTTGAGACATTCTCTACATCCAGAGAGCAACAGCGGGAAGATCACAGACCTAAGAGGTCTCACCACTGCCCACATTGTGAGGAGAGTTTCCCAATTCTATCAAAACTAAAAATACacctaaaaatacacacaggagagaatctgTATTCCTgcactgactgtgggaagagtttaaAAACATCACAGGCTCTgacagttcatcagagagtgcacactggagagaaaccttactcctgctctgattgTGGGGAGCGGTTCTCTCATCAGAGCaacttaaaaacacaccaacgtatacacacaggggagaagccttactactgctctgactgtggaaaatgtttcACAAC ATCAAGAACTCTGACAGTTCATCAGAAaatgcacactggagagaaaccttactaCTGCTCTGATTGTGGGGAGAGTTTCTCTCAACAGAGCAATTTTAAAACACACCAACgtacacacacaggagataagccttactactgctctgactgtgggaagggTTTCTCTCAACAGATCCACTTAAAATGTCACCagcgaatacacacaggagagaagccttactcctgctctgactgtgggaagggTTTCTCCCAACAGAGCAACTTAAAATGTCACCAACGCATACAtaaaggagagaagccttactcctgctctgactgtgggaagtgcttcacaacatcaactgagctaaaagttcatcaaagaggacacacaggagagaagccttactcctgctctgactgtgggaagagtttctcccAACAGGGCAGCTTAAAAATACACCAACGCATACAtaaaggagagaagccttactcctgctctgactgtgggaagtgcttcacaacatcaactgagcTAAAAATTCATCAAAgaagacacacaggagagaagccttacttctgctctgactgtcAGAAGAGTTTCTCCCAATTGGCTACCTTAAAAACACATCAGCGTATACATAAAGGCAAGAAGCCTCATCAGTTGTCTCAGGCCAGTTAA